One genomic window of Desmospora activa DSM 45169 includes the following:
- a CDS encoding PIG-L deacetylase family protein, with amino-acid sequence MKKLAFVFAHPDDETFACGGTIARYAADPQCRVTLYCATRGEAGSTGHPPLCRPEELGNVRERELMQAAAILGLDHVYLRNFGDGQLQTKPMQPLIADVKHYFEEEHPDAVVTFPPHGISGHPDHKVIQRVAAEAIRLTERSIGLYHIVVPEVNPQPSQYRDTITNTIDITNHRHQLINALLAHRTQHRSVERVFPAAIKRDVNRMRTAEYYQAVHSIAGIPDDQLL; translated from the coding sequence ATGAAAAAGCTCGCATTTGTATTTGCTCACCCTGACGATGAAACGTTTGCCTGTGGCGGTACCATCGCCCGTTATGCCGCCGATCCCCAGTGCCGGGTCACCTTGTATTGTGCCACTCGTGGAGAAGCGGGCAGCACCGGCCACCCCCCTTTGTGCCGACCGGAAGAATTGGGAAACGTGCGGGAGCGGGAGTTAATGCAAGCAGCCGCCATTTTGGGACTGGATCACGTTTATTTGCGAAACTTCGGTGACGGACAGCTGCAAACAAAACCGATGCAACCGTTGATCGCCGATGTAAAACATTATTTTGAAGAGGAACACCCCGATGCTGTCGTCACTTTTCCTCCCCACGGCATTTCCGGTCATCCGGATCATAAGGTTATTCAGCGTGTTGCCGCAGAAGCCATCCGGCTAACGGAGCGGTCGATTGGGCTTTATCATATTGTTGTCCCAGAAGTCAACCCTCAACCATCGCAGTATCGTGACACGATTACGAACACCATTGACATAACCAACCACCGACATCAACTAATAAACGCGCTACTAGCCCACCGTACCCAACACCGCTCAGTGGAGCGAGTATTTCCCGCTGCGATAAAAAGGGATGTCAACCGGATGCGAACGGCGGAATATTATCAAGCTGTCCACTCGATTGCTGGAATACCCGACGATCAACTCTTATAA
- the serA gene encoding phosphoglycerate dehydrogenase: MHRVLITDPLSEQGIEQLLQAEDIEVIRKTDLTPEQLLQEIKEADALLVRSQTQVTAEVIAAGKQLKAIGRAGVGVDNIDIPAATSRGIIVVNAPDGNTISTAEHTFAMLISLARNIPQGYRSTIQGEWKRKQFVGVELNKKTLGIIGLGRIGTELSKRAQSFNMKVLAFDPYLTQERAHKIGVTQATLDEVIAQSDFITVHTPLTKETRHLINADAFQRMKGGVRIINCARGGIIDENALLEAIQAGKVAGAALDVFETEPPGHHPLFELPQVIATPHLGASTREAQENVAIDVAGEVLHILRGEPFKNAVNLPSIPAELQEKLRPYQMMAEKLGSFASQAAAGALQEVTVSFSGELAEWDTAPLTRIILKGALSHYLSDVNYVNAPHLAKERGVKVTEQKVSKRHGFTHLIRVHVATDTQDITIAGALLNGLGPRIVRINDYSVDVEPAGHQLFIQHHDRPGAIGRVGTILGNHDVNIAAMQVGRRDLGGRAIMMLHIDKAVPEGLLESLEELDEIDHVTAIDL, translated from the coding sequence ATGCATCGCGTGCTGATCACTGACCCACTTAGTGAACAAGGAATTGAACAACTACTGCAAGCCGAAGACATTGAAGTGATTCGCAAAACTGATTTGACACCGGAGCAGCTCCTGCAAGAAATCAAAGAAGCGGATGCGTTGCTGGTTCGCAGTCAAACCCAGGTCACCGCCGAAGTGATTGCTGCCGGTAAGCAGCTAAAAGCGATTGGACGAGCGGGGGTAGGTGTAGACAACATCGATATCCCGGCCGCTACCAGCCGCGGCATTATCGTTGTCAACGCTCCCGACGGCAACACCATCTCCACCGCTGAACACACTTTTGCCATGCTCATCTCCCTGGCCCGCAACATCCCCCAAGGCTACCGTTCCACCATTCAGGGAGAATGGAAGCGAAAGCAATTTGTCGGTGTAGAGCTAAACAAAAAAACCTTGGGGATCATTGGATTGGGTCGAATCGGCACCGAACTATCGAAGCGAGCGCAATCATTTAATATGAAAGTATTAGCCTTTGATCCGTATCTCACTCAGGAACGGGCCCATAAAATCGGTGTCACGCAGGCGACTCTTGACGAAGTAATCGCCCAGTCGGACTTTATCACCGTTCATACGCCACTGACCAAAGAGACCCGCCATTTGATCAACGCAGACGCTTTCCAACGGATGAAAGGCGGGGTGCGGATCATCAACTGTGCTCGAGGCGGCATCATTGATGAAAACGCACTGCTGGAAGCGATCCAGGCAGGTAAAGTAGCCGGGGCCGCTCTCGACGTTTTTGAAACGGAACCGCCCGGTCACCATCCATTGTTTGAGCTGCCTCAAGTGATTGCCACTCCTCATCTGGGCGCTTCTACCCGGGAAGCACAGGAGAATGTGGCGATCGATGTTGCAGGGGAAGTGCTTCATATCTTACGGGGTGAACCTTTTAAAAACGCCGTCAATCTGCCTTCCATCCCCGCAGAACTACAGGAAAAACTGCGTCCGTATCAGATGATGGCGGAGAAGTTAGGCAGTTTTGCCAGCCAAGCGGCAGCAGGTGCACTACAGGAAGTAACCGTCAGCTTCTCCGGTGAACTGGCCGAGTGGGATACCGCTCCTTTAACCCGCATTATTCTAAAAGGAGCCCTCTCCCACTACCTGTCTGATGTCAACTATGTCAACGCTCCCCACCTGGCTAAGGAGCGCGGTGTGAAGGTGACAGAGCAAAAAGTGTCCAAACGGCATGGCTTCACCCATCTGATCCGGGTTCATGTCGCAACGGATACCCAGGACATCACCATCGCCGGTGCCCTGTTAAACGGATTAGGTCCGCGCATTGTCCGTATCAACGACTACTCCGTCGATGTGGAACCGGCCGGTCATCAGCTCTTCATCCAACACCATGATCGTCCCGGTGCCATTGGACGCGTCGGTACCATCCTCGGCAATCACGATGTGAACATCGCCGCCATGCAGGTCGGTCGCCGCGATCTTGGCGGCCGAGCCATCATGATGCTCCATATCGATAAGGCGGTGCCGGAGGGATTGTTGGAAAGCCTGGAAGAACTGGACGAAATCGATCACGTCACCGCTATCGATTTATAA
- a CDS encoding SDR family oxidoreductase, whose translation MSNNLTEKTAIVTGASKGLGRAIARRLNRSGMTVVAAARSEAALQEMAADHPGIIPVVTDITHSDDVKQMVETALSHTGRIDILVNNAGLGHFGSVEELSEEEWDQMMDVNLKGAFLACKFAIPHLKKQKGHIVNISSVAGTVTFPGGGGYCASKFGLQALSDVLTQELKQDEVKVNTLCPGSIQTEFSHNPKSYALTAEQVAETVWMMVSADPAVIFNQIIMRPQVPPELQK comes from the coding sequence ATGTCCAACAACCTTACCGAAAAAACCGCCATCGTTACCGGTGCCAGTAAAGGATTAGGGCGGGCCATCGCCCGTCGCCTCAACCGCAGCGGAATGACAGTAGTGGCCGCCGCCCGCAGTGAAGCAGCCTTACAGGAGATGGCGGCGGATCATCCAGGAATCATCCCTGTCGTTACGGATATCACCCACAGCGACGATGTGAAACAGATGGTAGAGACGGCGCTCTCCCACACTGGGCGCATAGATATTCTCGTCAACAACGCCGGCCTTGGCCACTTTGGCTCAGTGGAAGAATTAAGCGAAGAAGAGTGGGACCAGATGATGGATGTCAATCTAAAAGGGGCATTTCTCGCCTGCAAATTCGCCATCCCCCATCTAAAAAAGCAGAAAGGGCACATCGTCAATATCTCAAGCGTCGCTGGTACCGTCACCTTTCCGGGTGGCGGCGGATACTGCGCCTCAAAGTTCGGTCTGCAAGCCCTTTCCGACGTGTTAACCCAAGAACTGAAACAAGACGAAGTAAAAGTGAACACCCTTTGCCCCGGCTCCATCCAGACGGAGTTCTCCCATAATCCTAAATCTTACGCCTTGACAGCAGAACAAGTGGCAGAAACCGTCTGGATGATGGTTTCCGCCGATCCCGCCGTTATCTTCAACCAAATTATTATGCGCCCCCAGGTTCCACCGGAACTGCAAAAGTAA
- a CDS encoding CPBP family intramembrane glutamic endopeptidase, translated as MIDQENVPLQEDEQNCMEASSQPRFSQKWLLWNLFLTQVMIGTVAVGLLWMQGRLHWQLFGWGDVSAWLLGVGVGLCIVVVDWALSRFVLPSWVDDGGINQALFHNLPIPVIAVIAFGVAVAEELLFRGALQHWLGVVGTSILFTMIHFRYWRYWGLIIMLFVISSVLGWMVEWSGSLAPAIAAHFTIDFIFGVLIRKGWK; from the coding sequence ATGATCGATCAGGAGAATGTCCCCTTACAGGAGGATGAGCAAAACTGTATGGAAGCATCTTCCCAACCTCGCTTTTCACAAAAATGGCTGCTGTGGAATCTGTTTTTGACTCAGGTTATGATTGGGACAGTGGCGGTAGGATTGCTGTGGATGCAAGGGCGACTCCATTGGCAGTTGTTCGGGTGGGGGGATGTCTCCGCTTGGCTCTTAGGAGTTGGCGTTGGATTGTGTATCGTGGTGGTTGACTGGGCTTTAAGTCGCTTTGTGTTGCCTTCCTGGGTGGATGATGGGGGTATCAATCAAGCTTTGTTTCACAATCTACCCATCCCTGTGATCGCAGTAATCGCCTTTGGTGTAGCTGTCGCTGAAGAACTCTTGTTTCGCGGGGCTCTGCAACACTGGTTAGGGGTGGTGGGAACCAGTATTCTTTTTACGATGATCCATTTTCGCTATTGGCGGTATTGGGGTTTGATTATTATGCTGTTTGTGATCAGCTCGGTGTTAGGGTGGATGGTGGAATGGTCTGGATCACTTGCACCGGCAATCGCGGCACACTTTACCATTGATTTTATTTTTGGTGTGCTGATCCGAAAAGGGTGGAAGTGA
- a CDS encoding Glu/Leu/Phe/Val family dehydrogenase, with protein sequence MEQQSDTPNRSTDENLDVLVSTQTVIKRALGKLGYPEHVFDLLKEPLRMMHVRIPVRMDDGSVQVFTGYRAQHNDAVGPTKGGVRFHPDVTESEVKALSIWMSLKAGIVDLPYGGGKGGIQCDPRKMSFRELERLSRGYVRAISQIVGPTKDIPAPDVFTNSQIMAWMVDEYSRIREFDSPGFITGKPLVLGGSKGRETATAKGVTIMIREAAKKKGIPLEGARVVIQGFGNAGSYLAKFMDDVGAKVIGISDAYGALHDEDGLDIEYLLDRRDSFGTVTNLFKETLSNQELLELDCDILVPAAVENQITAANAHRIQADIVVEAANGPTTLDATRILSERGVLLVPDVLASAGGVTVSYFEWVQNNQGYYWSEEEVEKRLEEIMVRSFENVYQTSQSRKLDMRLSAYMVGVRKMAEASRFRGWV encoded by the coding sequence ATGGAACAGCAGTCTGATACGCCCAATCGGTCAACCGATGAAAATCTCGATGTGCTTGTCTCTACACAAACGGTTATTAAACGTGCATTGGGCAAGTTGGGATACCCTGAGCATGTATTTGATCTATTGAAAGAACCGCTGCGGATGATGCATGTGCGAATCCCGGTGCGGATGGATGATGGAAGTGTGCAAGTTTTTACCGGGTATCGTGCTCAACACAATGATGCCGTAGGCCCAACCAAGGGCGGGGTGCGCTTTCACCCCGATGTAACTGAGAGCGAAGTGAAGGCGCTTTCAATATGGATGAGTTTAAAAGCAGGGATTGTCGATCTGCCATATGGTGGCGGTAAAGGGGGGATTCAGTGTGACCCCCGCAAAATGTCGTTCCGGGAATTGGAACGCCTTTCCCGCGGGTATGTGCGGGCAATCAGTCAAATTGTCGGCCCGACCAAGGATATCCCCGCTCCAGATGTATTTACTAATTCGCAGATCATGGCTTGGATGGTGGATGAATACAGCCGGATTCGCGAATTTGACTCGCCTGGATTTATCACCGGTAAGCCGCTGGTGCTGGGTGGATCAAAGGGAAGAGAGACGGCTACGGCCAAAGGCGTTACCATTATGATCCGGGAAGCGGCCAAGAAGAAGGGGATTCCCCTGGAGGGGGCCCGTGTGGTTATCCAGGGCTTTGGTAATGCGGGTAGTTATCTCGCCAAATTTATGGACGATGTGGGAGCCAAAGTGATTGGCATTTCCGATGCATACGGCGCGTTGCATGATGAAGACGGTCTTGATATCGAATATCTGCTGGATCGCCGGGACTCCTTCGGAACGGTAACCAATCTGTTTAAAGAGACGCTCTCCAATCAGGAGCTTTTGGAACTGGATTGCGATATTCTGGTTCCTGCGGCTGTTGAAAACCAGATCACAGCAGCCAATGCCCATCGCATTCAGGCAGATATTGTGGTGGAAGCGGCCAACGGTCCCACGACCTTAGACGCAACCCGCATCCTGTCGGAACGAGGAGTGCTGTTGGTTCCCGATGTGTTGGCCAGTGCCGGGGGTGTGACGGTCTCATACTTTGAGTGGGTACAGAATAACCAGGGTTATTACTGGTCGGAAGAAGAAGTGGAAAAGCGCTTAGAGGAGATCATGGTACGATCCTTTGAGAACGTCTACCAAACCTCGCAGTCGCGTAAATTGGATATGCGTTTATCCGCCTATATGGTTGGGGTAAGAAAGATGGCAGAGGCTTCTCGCTTCAGAGGTTGGGTGTAG
- a CDS encoding inorganic diphosphatase codes for MATNELIVDAFIEIPTGSQNKYEFDKESGVFRLDRVLYSPMHYPTEYGYLENTLAEDGDPLDILVLTTFPTFPGCVIATRVIGVLLMSDDKGKDEKLLGVPVDDPRWNDVKSLEDVPAHTLKEIEHFFQVYKDLENKETKIEGWKGADVADDLYQASLSRYKG; via the coding sequence ATGGCAACAAATGAATTGATCGTCGACGCTTTTATTGAAATTCCCACCGGAAGCCAAAACAAATATGAATTTGACAAAGAGAGCGGCGTCTTTCGTCTCGACCGTGTACTCTACTCTCCCATGCATTATCCGACTGAATACGGTTACTTGGAAAACACCTTGGCCGAAGACGGTGATCCGTTGGATATCCTCGTCCTAACCACCTTCCCCACCTTCCCGGGATGCGTTATTGCAACGCGCGTCATCGGTGTACTGCTGATGTCCGACGATAAAGGCAAAGATGAAAAACTGCTCGGTGTACCAGTCGATGATCCCCGCTGGAACGATGTCAAATCCCTGGAAGATGTGCCCGCCCACACCCTAAAAGAAATTGAACATTTCTTCCAAGTATATAAAGACCTTGAGAATAAAGAGACCAAAATCGAAGGCTGGAAAGGCGCCGATGTCGCCGACGATCTGTATCAAGCTTCCCTTTCCCGCTACAAAGGCTAA
- a CDS encoding ATP-binding protein has product MILRSVVGKLWLTIIVLVTLILVMLSLFLSQQIMDAYYQAELNNLEQLAQHVQQSLEEPGTDSERAEYLRSLLKVADLWDTYAIILGPDRSAQQLEVSPDVPEFPWQDILEQTEIDRVFQGEKQVLRSRVMVGKDGESTFPLFKDEIMMVAYPIHDGDQITGAVVLYRTQEQLNENEIKKLIFFSALIGIVLTTIFAFFLSTRITQPLIQMKKAAEKMAEGQFSTRVPVRSHERDELSDLGATFNRMAAQLEESIHALSQEKEQLASILHSMADGVITMNAQGQVIVTNPPSAELLKHWRRDEEEAPALPSPLRKIFRLVVESEQEQFGDITVNGRTWAVVMAPLYAHEQVRGVVAVLRDVTEERRTDKLRKDFVANVSHELRTPLSMLQGYSEALLDGIAQTPEEQAEIAKVINDESQRMGRLVRELLDLARMEAGHIRLETAKVDATALIRRVLRKFQAIAKEQKVTLIGDIPTSLPTVEWDEDKVEQVLTNLVDNAIRHTPAGGRVSIEVTELENGVRLNVHDTGSGIPEKDLPFIFERFYKADKARTRGQAGTGLGLAIVKHIVEAHQGSVEVNSKLNEGTTFKVYLPWHAQGDA; this is encoded by the coding sequence GTGATATTACGCAGTGTCGTCGGAAAGCTGTGGTTGACGATCATTGTTTTGGTGACGCTGATCCTGGTCATGCTCAGCCTGTTTTTGTCCCAGCAGATTATGGACGCTTATTATCAGGCGGAATTAAACAACTTGGAGCAGTTGGCCCAACATGTACAACAATCACTGGAAGAGCCGGGAACCGACAGCGAGCGAGCGGAGTATCTCCGCTCGCTTTTAAAAGTGGCGGATCTATGGGACACGTATGCGATCATCCTGGGACCGGACAGATCGGCGCAGCAATTGGAAGTCTCTCCTGATGTTCCCGAGTTTCCATGGCAGGATATTCTAGAACAGACCGAAATCGATCGGGTTTTTCAAGGGGAGAAGCAAGTGCTTCGCAGCCGGGTGATGGTGGGTAAGGATGGAGAATCGACGTTTCCCTTGTTTAAAGATGAAATTATGATGGTGGCCTATCCGATCCATGACGGGGATCAGATTACAGGAGCGGTGGTTCTTTATCGTACACAAGAACAGTTAAATGAAAATGAAATCAAGAAGCTGATCTTTTTTTCCGCATTGATTGGGATTGTTTTGACGACCATCTTTGCCTTCTTTCTGTCGACGCGGATTACGCAACCATTGATTCAGATGAAAAAGGCGGCCGAAAAAATGGCGGAGGGTCAGTTTTCCACCCGTGTGCCGGTTCGTTCCCATGAGCGTGATGAGCTGTCGGATCTGGGGGCCACTTTCAATCGCATGGCGGCCCAGTTGGAGGAATCAATTCATGCGCTATCACAGGAAAAGGAACAGTTGGCCAGTATTTTGCACAGTATGGCTGATGGAGTGATCACGATGAATGCCCAGGGTCAGGTGATCGTGACCAATCCGCCGTCAGCGGAACTATTGAAGCATTGGCGTCGAGATGAAGAGGAAGCTCCCGCTCTGCCCTCTCCTTTACGGAAGATTTTTAGGCTTGTGGTGGAGAGTGAGCAGGAGCAGTTTGGCGATATTACTGTCAATGGACGCACTTGGGCCGTAGTGATGGCTCCCCTATATGCCCATGAGCAGGTAAGGGGAGTTGTGGCGGTATTGCGGGATGTGACGGAAGAGCGGCGCACCGATAAACTGCGCAAGGATTTCGTCGCCAATGTCTCCCATGAGTTACGCACACCGCTGTCAATGTTGCAAGGATACAGCGAGGCGTTGTTGGATGGGATTGCACAGACGCCAGAGGAACAAGCAGAGATCGCCAAGGTGATCAACGATGAATCGCAGCGTATGGGCCGTCTGGTACGGGAGCTGTTGGATCTGGCCCGAATGGAGGCAGGACATATTCGGTTGGAGACGGCAAAGGTGGACGCTACCGCACTCATTCGCCGCGTTTTACGCAAATTTCAGGCGATCGCCAAGGAGCAGAAGGTGACGCTGATCGGCGATATCCCTACCTCTCTTCCCACCGTTGAATGGGATGAAGATAAGGTGGAGCAGGTATTGACCAATTTGGTAGACAACGCCATCCGTCACACTCCCGCCGGGGGACGGGTTTCGATTGAGGTGACTGAATTGGAAAACGGTGTACGGCTTAATGTCCATGATACGGGTAGCGGCATTCCTGAGAAAGATCTGCCTTTTATCTTTGAACGGTTTTATAAGGCGGATAAAGCGCGCACCCGTGGTCAGGCCGGCACCGGCCTCGGATTGGCCATCGTCAAACACATTGTGGAGGCTCATCAGGGCAGTGTTGAGGTGAACAGCAAACTAAACGAGGGTACCACCTTTAAGGTTTATCTTCCCTGGCATGCCCAGGGTGACGCTTAA
- a CDS encoding response regulator transcription factor has protein sequence MSQVGKPEHILVVDDEDRIRRLLRMYLEREGYHIDEAEDGEQALKKAIETDYDLILLDLMLPGSDGLEVCRNIRSKKATPIIMLTARGEESNRVEGFEAGTDDYVVKPFSPRELVHRVKAVLRRSSVTAFLSTETETHNVIVFPDLTIDHDAHEVRAGGMEVSLTPKEYELLHYLAASPDKVFTREELLRDVWNYEFFGDLRTVDTHIKRLREKLNRVSPPAAAMINTVWGVGYKLEVPKE, from the coding sequence GTGAGTCAGGTGGGCAAGCCGGAACATATATTAGTTGTGGATGATGAAGATCGCATCCGCCGCCTGCTCCGCATGTATCTGGAACGGGAAGGTTATCACATCGATGAAGCGGAAGACGGCGAGCAAGCATTGAAAAAAGCGATCGAAACCGATTATGATCTGATTTTGTTGGACTTAATGCTTCCAGGTTCCGACGGCCTGGAAGTGTGCCGAAATATTCGCAGCAAAAAAGCAACCCCCATCATTATGTTGACCGCCCGCGGGGAAGAGAGCAACCGGGTAGAAGGCTTTGAGGCTGGGACCGATGACTATGTGGTGAAACCTTTTAGCCCGCGTGAGTTGGTGCACCGGGTAAAAGCGGTATTGCGCCGTTCGTCGGTGACAGCGTTTTTATCGACGGAGACGGAGACGCACAATGTGATCGTGTTCCCAGATCTGACGATCGATCACGATGCCCATGAAGTACGGGCAGGTGGGATGGAAGTGTCGCTGACCCCGAAGGAGTATGAGTTGCTTCACTATCTGGCCGCTTCCCCGGATAAGGTGTTCACCCGGGAAGAACTGCTCCGCGATGTATGGAATTATGAGTTCTTTGGCGATTTGCGCACAGTGGACACTCATATCAAACGCCTGCGGGAAAAGCTGAACCGAGTCTCTCCGCCTGCTGCCGCCATGATTAATACGGTCTGGGGTGTCGGCTATAAACTTGAGGTGCCAAAAGAGTGA
- a CDS encoding rhodanese-like domain-containing protein, translating into MSQIREITAAMFADKIKKKELQHALLLDVREPREWKVYHVPGSVLIPLNSLSQRWPELEVGRELFVFCAHGVRSVYAVQWLAELKQWDLVHVNGGLAEVALHLEEKDLPPGADGSR; encoded by the coding sequence GTGTCTCAAATACGGGAGATCACAGCGGCAATGTTTGCAGATAAAATAAAAAAAAAGGAGCTGCAACACGCTCTTTTGCTGGACGTACGGGAACCGCGGGAATGGAAAGTTTACCATGTGCCTGGATCGGTGCTAATTCCGCTAAATTCTCTTTCGCAACGGTGGCCCGAGCTGGAAGTGGGACGAGAATTGTTTGTCTTTTGTGCCCATGGGGTTCGTAGTGTTTATGCCGTTCAATGGTTAGCCGAGCTGAAACAGTGGGACCTTGTTCATGTAAACGGGGGACTGGCGGAGGTAGCACTTCACCTAGAGGAGAAAGATCTACCACCAGGAGCGGATGGATCGCGATAA
- a CDS encoding pyridoxal-phosphate-dependent aminotransferase family protein — MLQDKFRLQIPGPTPVPTRIQQAMLRPMMGHRDPESSELVTACSQRLRPLFGTSQPVLILTASGTAALEAAVVNSVKPDGEAAVVVTGAFGDRFAKILNKNNIVTHRLDIPWGKACTPEELSAFLKERPQVEAVFFTYCETSTGVLNPIRQLAAVVREQTDALVVVDGVSAVGGAPALADEWGIDILVTGSQKALMLPAGLSFAAVSQQAWKRIEANTRPRFYLDLAAYRDSLAKKTTPYTPAVSLFYGLEAALDMIEEEGLETIFVRHELMMRMTRAGVRSMGLELLTTESDASPTVTAVKGENGSAESIRAEMKKLNIRLAGGQQHLKGKIFRIGHMGYSDPLDIVTTIAALEVAATRAGVPIKLGAGIQATEEEWIDASRADH; from the coding sequence ATGTTACAAGACAAATTTCGTCTGCAAATTCCGGGACCTACTCCCGTCCCCACACGGATTCAACAAGCGATGTTACGACCCATGATGGGCCATCGCGATCCCGAGTCATCCGAATTGGTGACCGCGTGTAGCCAGCGCCTGCGGCCACTGTTCGGCACGAGCCAACCGGTCCTCATCCTTACTGCCAGCGGCACCGCCGCACTGGAAGCCGCCGTCGTCAACAGCGTAAAACCCGACGGTGAAGCCGCTGTCGTCGTTACCGGCGCCTTTGGTGACCGCTTTGCCAAAATCCTAAACAAAAACAACATTGTCACCCATCGTTTGGATATCCCCTGGGGAAAAGCGTGCACCCCGGAAGAGTTGTCTGCCTTTTTAAAGGAGCGACCACAGGTGGAAGCCGTCTTCTTTACCTACTGTGAAACCTCCACCGGAGTGTTAAACCCGATCCGCCAACTGGCCGCCGTCGTGAGGGAACAGACCGATGCGTTGGTGGTGGTCGACGGCGTCAGCGCCGTCGGAGGAGCTCCGGCGCTCGCCGATGAATGGGGAATTGATATCCTGGTCACAGGAAGTCAGAAAGCCTTGATGCTTCCCGCCGGACTCTCCTTTGCCGCCGTCTCGCAACAAGCGTGGAAGCGGATCGAGGCCAATACCCGCCCCCGCTTTTACCTGGATCTAGCCGCCTATCGCGATAGCCTGGCGAAAAAAACCACCCCCTATACACCCGCCGTCTCCCTTTTCTACGGATTGGAAGCGGCCCTCGATATGATCGAAGAAGAAGGATTGGAAACCATCTTTGTCCGCCATGAGTTGATGATGCGCATGACCCGTGCCGGCGTTCGGAGCATGGGGCTAGAACTGCTGACGACGGAATCGGATGCCTCCCCTACCGTTACCGCTGTCAAAGGGGAAAATGGGAGCGCAGAGTCGATCCGTGCAGAGATGAAAAAGCTAAATATCCGTCTGGCCGGTGGGCAACAACATCTCAAAGGTAAAATCTTCCGGATCGGCCATATGGGCTATAGCGATCCCTTGGACATCGTAACAACGATCGCCGCCCTAGAAGTAGCCGCTACCCGTGCCGGAGTGCCGATCAAGCTGGGAGCCGGCATCCAAGCAACCGAGGAGGAATGGATTGATGCATCGCGTGCTGATCACTGA
- a CDS encoding genetic competence negative regulator yields the protein MRVERLSRDKIRFFLSLDDLMERGIEKEDMWRDIPKVHELFNDMMDQAYQELGFEIAGPVAVEVFALPAQGMVVVVTRGRTPSPSDLDDLDGDDMYELEVTLEESDQVIFQFADFEHLVQTAHTLQRIMGDGGKVFAYQGQYYLVLDTDMETETLKQAIAILTEFAEPSTITEHVLAEYGKTIWESQAVGEIVRYFS from the coding sequence ATGCGTGTCGAGCGACTGAGCCGAGACAAAATCCGCTTCTTTTTATCCTTGGATGACTTAATGGAACGAGGGATTGAAAAAGAAGATATGTGGCGGGATATTCCAAAGGTGCATGAACTTTTTAACGATATGATGGATCAGGCCTATCAAGAGCTGGGTTTTGAAATCGCGGGTCCAGTCGCGGTGGAAGTGTTTGCCCTTCCGGCCCAGGGGATGGTCGTTGTGGTGACACGGGGACGTACACCCTCTCCATCCGATTTGGATGATCTGGATGGAGATGATATGTACGAACTAGAGGTAACATTGGAAGAAAGTGATCAAGTGATCTTCCAATTTGCCGACTTTGAACATCTGGTTCAGACCGCTCATACTCTACAGCGTATTATGGGGGACGGCGGTAAAGTTTTCGCCTATCAAGGGCAGTATTACTTAGTCCTCGATACGGATATGGAAACAGAGACGTTAAAACAAGCGATCGCCATCTTAACAGAGTTTGCGGAACCATCCACTATCACTGAACATGTCTTAGCTGAATACGGAAAAACAATCTGGGAATCCCAAGCAGTGGGCGAAATTGTTCGCTACTTCTCATAA
- a CDS encoding ferredoxin has protein sequence MRTWVDKDTCIACGACGAAAPDVYDYDEDGIAYVILDDNAGTAEIPEELHEEVRDAQEGCPTDSIKVEE, from the coding sequence ATGCGCACTTGGGTAGATAAAGATACATGCATCGCATGCGGTGCTTGCGGTGCCGCCGCCCCTGACGTCTATGATTACGATGAGGATGGAATCGCCTACGTAATCTTGGATGACAACGCCGGGACCGCTGAAATACCGGAAGAATTACATGAAGAGGTACGGGACGCTCAGGAAGGTTGCCCCACGGATTCAATCAAAGTAGAAGAGTAA